AGATGTATTCCAGAATTTGTTTTCTCTATGACTCTGAACTTCTTCAATAGTCTCCCGTGCAAGTTCTATGCGATATTTTATATAATCATCGTGTTTATAATCTGTCATAGAAGTCTCCCCTCCCGCATTATAATCTGATAAAAAGGTGTGATTTTATATTTTGTGTTCCATTCTTTCTCGCTGTAAATCATCGGACTTATAACTTCTCCTGTGTCAAATTCAAGATCATATAGGGGGTAAATAATTTTCTGTTCATCTTCGGGAGATATCTTGTCCTTATTCAGCAGTATCAGCAAGTCCCAATCGGAATCGCTCTTGGCCATCCCTCGTGACCTGGAACCATACAAATAAATCTTCGCTCCCGGTTCTTGTTCCGTGATGATTTTCTTTATTTGTTTCAATATTTTGTTGTCAGGATTTTTCATACTCCAAATATAATCAAAATGCGGCTATATCTTTTATTTATTAGCTGGATTTTCGGGTACAATTGTGTGTGTAAGCTTCCCCATTATTGTATGCAATTTACAAAATACATTCAGAATTTCATCATGTTTGGGGTGAAATTTATTAACACGGGGGTGGGGGAAAGGGAGAGGGGAGATATATCTCCGTGAAGAAGTCGTTCCGCAATAATTATCCCTTGACTACCTGTAAAATTACGAAGAAAGGTATTGAGGCTTTTGAGAACTATGTTAAGGCTATTTCCGGTTACCTTAATACGGGTAGAGGTGAATAGACTC
This window of the Bacteroidota bacterium genome carries:
- a CDS encoding transcriptional regulator; translated protein: MSVKKSFRNNYPLTTCKITKKGIEAFENYVKAISGYLNTGRGE
- a CDS encoding nucleotidyltransferase domain-containing protein, which translates into the protein MKNPDNKILKQIKKIITEQEPGAKIYLYGSRSRGMAKSDSDWDLLILLNKDKISPEDEQKIIYPLYDLEFDTGEVISPMIYSEKEWNTKYKITPFYQIIMREGRLL